Proteins encoded by one window of Nitrospirota bacterium:
- a CDS encoding response regulator, whose translation MNQLKRILLAEDNPKDVELTLAALEENHLANEVLVVNDGAQALDFLYRRGAFKLRAPENPAVVLLDLKMPKVDGLDVLRKVKADDTLKMIPIVMLTSSREEKDLVESYQLGVNAYVVKPVDFQQFVDAVKQLGVFWGLINEPPIGSVRRVR comes from the coding sequence ATGAACCAACTCAAACGGATTCTATTGGCTGAGGACAACCCGAAAGATGTTGAACTGACGCTGGCCGCGCTGGAAGAAAACCACCTTGCGAATGAAGTTCTGGTGGTGAACGACGGCGCGCAGGCATTGGACTTCCTGTATCGCCGCGGCGCTTTCAAGCTCCGCGCGCCGGAGAATCCCGCCGTGGTATTGCTGGATCTCAAAATGCCGAAGGTGGATGGCCTGGACGTGTTGCGGAAAGTGAAGGCGGATGACACCCTCAAGATGATCCCCATCGTGATGCTTACGTCCTCGAGGGAGGAGAAGGACCTGGTGGAGAGCTACCAATTGGGCGTCAACGCCTATGTGGTCAAGCCGGTCGATTTCCAGCAATTCGTCGATGCCGTGAAACAGCTCGGAGTCTTTTGGGGACTCATCAATGAGCCACCCATCGGAAGCGTCCGGCGCGTGAGGTAG
- the def gene encoding peptide deformylase, with product MVRDVLYYPDAQLRQKAEAVREVDDSVRSLIRDLTDTMYRFSGVGLAAPQIGVLRRVLVIDVSWVKGEKEPVALINPEIRSRKGSIVYEEGCLSLPGFNAKVTRSSRVKVGTLGLDGRPVEIEAEDMKAIAIQHEMDHLDGVLFIDRVAKSVRDLYDRRLRKWQEEFYGTPEQRRLLLEDHEGARL from the coding sequence ATGGTTCGAGACGTACTTTACTATCCGGATGCGCAACTCAGGCAGAAGGCCGAGGCGGTCCGCGAGGTCGACGACAGCGTCCGGTCTCTCATACGCGATTTGACGGACACGATGTACCGCTTTTCCGGCGTCGGACTGGCCGCACCGCAGATCGGCGTCCTCCGGCGCGTTTTGGTGATCGACGTTTCGTGGGTGAAGGGTGAGAAAGAGCCGGTCGCCCTCATCAACCCGGAGATCCGGTCGAGGAAAGGGTCCATCGTCTACGAGGAAGGATGCCTGAGCCTCCCGGGATTCAACGCGAAGGTCACCCGTTCGAGCCGGGTCAAGGTGGGCACCCTCGGTCTGGACGGCCGTCCCGTCGAAATCGAAGCCGAGGACATGAAGGCCATCGCGATCCAGCATGAAATGGATCACCTGGACGGTGTTCTCTTCATCGATCGGGTAGCCAAGAGCGTGCGAGACCTCTACGATCGCCGCCTCCGGAAGTGGCAGGAGGAGTTCTACGGCACTCCCGAGCAGCGGCGGCTCCTGCTCGAAGATCACGAAGGTGCGCGACTATGA
- a CDS encoding response regulator: protein MAAGGAALKILHLEDNPGDAELVRAFLHEDGIVCEIIRVESLTEFEKILRENGVDLIVSDFTLPTTDGLSALSVARKVRPEVPFIFLSGTIGEERAAEAVRMGATDYILKDRPLRLVTAVRRALRESKENKRSGSLEAQLRLSQRMEVVGRLAGGVAHDFNNLLTVISGRSEIVFSELGPTHPCSEDLSEVLEAASRAASLTRQLLAFSRQQVLQPRILDLNALIRDLTRMLRRLIGEDLELTTHLAPGVLPVKADPGQLEQVIMNLAVNARDAMPDGGRLSVETLIEDLGEEYARRNLDMKPGRYVSLSIGDTGEGIAAENLPFIFEPFFTTKEPGKGTGLGLAMVYGIVKQSGGHINVSSEPGRGSLFRIHLPGIEEAPEEVQPAGGARSVPGGSETVLLVEDDEMVRAVTARMLRKIGYVVLEAPHPMLALQAAENHPGDIHLVVSDIVMPVIDGWEFVRRLRVARPLVKALMMSGYPGRGFPSAQMDFPSVVYLPKPFSAEVLAVKVREALDGNNR from the coding sequence ATGGCTGCGGGGGGAGCAGCGTTGAAGATCCTCCACCTGGAGGACAACCCCGGCGACGCGGAGTTGGTGCGCGCATTTCTTCACGAGGACGGCATCGTGTGCGAAATCATTCGCGTGGAGTCCTTGACCGAATTCGAGAAGATTCTTCGAGAGAATGGCGTGGATCTGATCGTCTCGGATTTCACGCTTCCGACGACGGACGGCCTGTCCGCCCTCTCCGTGGCGCGCAAGGTGCGGCCCGAAGTGCCGTTCATTTTCCTTTCCGGAACCATCGGTGAGGAACGGGCGGCGGAGGCGGTCCGAATGGGCGCGACAGACTACATCCTCAAGGATCGGCCGCTCCGATTGGTCACCGCCGTGCGAAGGGCCCTCCGGGAATCGAAGGAAAACAAGAGGAGCGGGAGCCTGGAGGCCCAACTCCGGCTTTCCCAGCGGATGGAGGTGGTGGGCCGACTCGCGGGCGGCGTGGCGCACGATTTCAACAATTTGCTGACCGTCATATCGGGTCGTTCCGAGATCGTTTTCAGCGAACTGGGGCCGACGCATCCGTGCTCCGAAGATCTCTCCGAGGTCCTGGAGGCGGCATCCAGGGCCGCGAGTTTGACTCGACAACTCCTCGCCTTCAGCCGTCAGCAGGTTCTCCAACCGAGAATTCTGGACCTGAATGCGTTGATCCGCGACCTGACCCGGATGCTCCGCCGGCTGATCGGGGAGGACCTCGAACTCACGACGCACCTGGCTCCCGGCGTCCTACCCGTGAAGGCGGACCCCGGGCAGTTGGAACAGGTCATCATGAATCTGGCGGTCAACGCCCGGGACGCCATGCCGGATGGCGGGCGGTTGTCCGTCGAGACGCTCATCGAAGACCTGGGGGAAGAGTACGCCCGCCGCAATCTGGACATGAAGCCGGGACGATACGTGAGCCTGTCCATCGGCGACACCGGGGAGGGGATAGCCGCGGAGAATCTCCCTTTCATCTTCGAGCCGTTCTTCACGACGAAGGAGCCGGGGAAGGGCACGGGACTCGGCTTGGCGATGGTCTATGGGATCGTCAAACAAAGCGGCGGCCACATCAACGTCTCGAGCGAACCGGGGCGAGGGAGTCTTTTCCGCATTCATCTTCCCGGCATCGAGGAGGCCCCTGAGGAAGTTCAACCTGCGGGCGGCGCGCGTTCAGTTCCGGGAGGGTCCGAGACGGTTTTGCTGGTGGAGGACGACGAAATGGTCCGCGCCGTGACGGCGCGGATGCTGCGGAAGATCGGGTATGTCGTCCTGGAGGCGCCGCATCCGATGCTGGCGCTCCAAGCCGCGGAAAATCACCCAGGTGATATTCATCTTGTTGTATCCGACATTGTCATGCCGGTGATTGACGGCTGGGAATTTGTGCGCCGGCTGCGGGTGGCCCGTCCCCTGGTGAAAGCCCTCATGATGTCCGGCTACCCGGGTCGTGGCTTTCCATCCGCCCAGATGGATTTTCCCAGCGTGGTCTATCTCCCCAAGCCGTTTTCGGCCGAAGTGCTGGCGGTGAAGGTCAGAGAGGCCCTGGACGGAAATAATAGGTGA
- a CDS encoding PAS domain S-box protein, which translates to GNVLGVFAAARDVTAQKQASQYARSLIEASLDPLVTISPEGKITDVNEATIKITGVPRDRLVGTDFSNYFTEPEKAREGYQQVFAKGFVTNYPLTIRQKDGRLTDVLYNASVYKDARGNVLGVFAAARDVTESKRVMKEFSETKNLLDNILQSSIKYSIIGKDLNHRILSWNEGAQRNYGYSADEILGKNSEILHAPEDVKSGAVKRLLDNAYEKGLAEGEFERVRRDGARFAASVVVTRRNDASGNPVGYLLMSSDISEKRKAEAQLRFASQYSRSLIEASLDPLVTISPEGKITDVNEATIKITGVPREELIGTDFSNYFTEPERAREGYQQVFAKGSVTDYPLTIRHRNHRLTEVLYNASVYKDAQGNVLGVFAAARDVTVQKRAEVEIAEQRGKELERLAELERFQKLTVGRELKMIELKKEIEELKNRPGSRGAAGA; encoded by the coding sequence AGGCAACGTACTCGGTGTGTTCGCCGCGGCCCGCGACGTGACCGCGCAGAAGCAGGCTTCGCAGTACGCCCGCAGTCTCATCGAAGCGAGCCTCGACCCTCTCGTGACGATCAGCCCGGAAGGCAAGATCACGGATGTGAACGAAGCCACCATCAAGATCACGGGCGTCCCGCGCGACAGATTGGTCGGAACCGACTTCTCCAACTACTTCACGGAGCCTGAGAAGGCGCGCGAGGGCTATCAGCAGGTGTTCGCCAAGGGGTTCGTCACCAACTACCCTCTGACCATCCGTCAAAAGGACGGCCGTCTCACCGACGTCCTCTACAACGCGTCCGTTTACAAGGACGCGCGAGGCAACGTGCTCGGCGTCTTCGCGGCGGCCCGGGACGTCACCGAATCCAAGCGGGTCATGAAGGAGTTTTCCGAAACGAAGAACCTCCTCGACAACATCCTGCAAAGCTCCATCAAGTACTCCATTATTGGAAAAGATCTCAACCACCGCATCCTTTCATGGAACGAGGGGGCGCAGAGGAACTACGGCTATTCGGCGGATGAGATTCTCGGCAAGAACTCGGAGATTCTCCACGCGCCGGAGGACGTCAAGTCCGGCGCCGTCAAACGCCTGCTGGATAACGCCTATGAGAAGGGTTTGGCCGAGGGAGAGTTCGAACGCGTCCGAAGGGACGGCGCCCGCTTCGCCGCAAGCGTCGTCGTCACCCGCCGCAACGACGCGTCGGGCAATCCGGTCGGCTACCTGCTCATGTCGAGCGACATCTCGGAAAAGAGGAAGGCCGAGGCACAACTGCGCTTCGCCTCGCAGTATTCGAGGAGTCTCATTGAGGCCAGCCTGGACCCGCTCGTCACCATCAGTCCCGAAGGCAAGATCACGGATGTCAACGAGGCCACCATCAAGATCACGGGCGTCCCCCGGGAGGAACTGATCGGGACGGACTTTTCCAACTATTTCACCGAACCCGAACGGGCCCGCGAGGGCTACCAGCAGGTGTTTGCCAAGGGCTCCGTCACCGACTACCCGCTCACGATCCGGCACAGGAATCACCGATTGACCGAAGTCTTGTACAACGCGTCGGTCTACAAGGACGCGCAGGGCAACGTGCTCGGCGTGTTCGCCGCGGCCCGCGACGTGACCGTGCAGAAGAGGGCCGAGGTGGAGATCGCGGAACAGAGGGGCAAGGAACTGGAGCGCCTGGCGGAATTGGAGCGGTTTCAGAAGCTCACCGTGGGCCGCGAGCTCAAGATGATCGAGCTCAAGAAGGAGATCGAGGAACTGAAAAACAGGCCGGGGAGCCGGGGAGCGGCCGGAGCGTGA
- a CDS encoding methionyl-tRNA formyltransferase, protein MSSVIPGSPPLRILYMGSSEFSIPTLESLARGPHRVVAVVTTPDQPQGRGMKSAPSPVKTRAEKLGLPLFQPDKLKDPDFIGLIARLSPALGVVASYGKILPDALLRLPPLGFINLHPSLLPKYRGAAPIQWTILNGDAETGVTAFLMDRLVDHGPILAQRRVEVKDAEEAPALHDRLARLGSELLAGTIDPFAAGSIRPSEQDDARATSAPKISKEDALIAWKDEAPKIERRLRAFQPWPGTHTHLDRKLLKILSATTRAHNVQADPGTVVGAGPSGIEVACGRGTLVIHEIQPESKKRMTAAEFVNGYRLKKSARFQ, encoded by the coding sequence ATGAGCTCTGTGATCCCCGGCAGCCCCCCGCTCCGCATCCTGTACATGGGGAGCAGTGAATTCTCCATTCCCACGCTTGAATCCCTTGCGAGGGGCCCCCATCGCGTGGTCGCGGTCGTCACCACTCCGGACCAGCCCCAGGGCCGCGGAATGAAATCTGCGCCTTCCCCCGTGAAGACCCGCGCGGAAAAGCTCGGACTGCCGCTTTTCCAGCCGGACAAACTCAAAGATCCCGATTTCATCGGACTCATCGCGCGGCTCAGCCCGGCCCTCGGCGTCGTCGCCTCGTATGGGAAGATCCTTCCGGACGCCCTTCTCCGCCTCCCCCCACTGGGGTTCATCAATCTCCACCCTTCGCTCCTCCCAAAATACCGCGGGGCGGCGCCCATCCAGTGGACGATCCTGAACGGCGACGCCGAAACCGGCGTGACGGCCTTCCTGATGGATCGCCTGGTGGACCACGGCCCGATTCTCGCCCAGCGCAGGGTGGAGGTGAAGGATGCCGAGGAGGCGCCCGCCTTGCACGATCGCCTCGCCCGGCTCGGCTCCGAACTTCTGGCGGGCACGATCGACCCATTCGCGGCGGGGAGCATCAGGCCCTCCGAACAGGATGACGCTCGAGCCACATCCGCCCCGAAGATCAGCAAGGAAGACGCCCTGATCGCCTGGAAAGACGAGGCTCCGAAGATTGAGCGAAGGCTCCGAGCCTTCCAGCCCTGGCCCGGAACCCATACACACCTCGATAGAAAATTACTCAAGATTCTCTCGGCCACGACGCGGGCGCACAACGTTCAAGCGGATCCCGGAACCGTCGTCGGCGCCGGCCCCTCCGGTATTGAGGTCGCCTGCGGCCGAGGCACGCTGGTCATCCACGAAATCCAGCCCGAGAGCAAAAAAAGAATGACCGCCGCCGAGTTCGTCAACGGCTATCGACTTAAGAAGTCTGCGAGGTTCCAATGA
- a CDS encoding M15 family metallopeptidase produces the protein MLLGGGPKAATRRGSDPDATAKPNLVDVSRVVPSLVVHMRYAGDRNLFHKAVYPANRCLLREKTAERLVAVAKTLHAQGFRLKVWDCYRPRSIQYKMWEIVPNPDFVADPKKGSNHNRGAAVDITLTDLSGADVPMPTDHDDFSEKAQAEYADLPEAVRQNREVLKKAMLNAGFTTIRTEWWHFDDEEKGRYDLLDVPLESLSK, from the coding sequence ATGCTTCTAGGCGGTGGTCCAAAAGCCGCCACCCGCCGCGGAAGCGACCCCGATGCGACGGCGAAACCCAATCTCGTCGATGTATCTCGCGTGGTACCCTCCCTCGTCGTCCACATGCGGTACGCGGGGGACCGCAATCTGTTTCACAAAGCCGTCTACCCGGCGAATCGATGCCTCCTGCGCGAGAAAACCGCGGAACGACTGGTCGCGGTCGCGAAGACTTTGCATGCGCAAGGCTTTCGCCTCAAAGTGTGGGACTGCTACCGGCCGCGGTCCATCCAATACAAGATGTGGGAGATCGTTCCGAATCCGGACTTCGTCGCGGACCCGAAGAAAGGCTCAAACCATAACCGTGGCGCAGCGGTCGACATCACATTGACGGACCTCAGCGGCGCCGACGTCCCGATGCCGACGGATCACGACGATTTCTCAGAGAAAGCCCAGGCGGAATACGCGGATCTTCCTGAAGCTGTAAGGCAAAACCGCGAAGTTCTCAAGAAAGCGATGCTCAATGCCGGCTTCACCACCATCCGGACCGAATGGTGGCACTTCGACGATGAGGAGAAAGGACGGTACGATCTACTTGATGTACCACTGGAGTCATTGAGCAAATGA
- a CDS encoding glycosyltransferase family 1 protein, translating into MRFLFCVPGPAGHFFPTVPVALKLKEWGHHVAFVSEADLGVVETVKQLGLPAYLSGPAVRYKDWPRLHPGFCRKRGLVQTHYMIKRVVGPLIGEMAEGTLRAIDAFSPNAVVVDTIAFGSAIAAERSGLPWATSGLFLTLVEGRGSTPPGLGLGPPNEWWQFWMNRFIWWGGKLFSRQYDSVFNNPRRRLGLPNLPHGFFSTTFSPYLYLAFSTLDFEYPRSDFPPHLHFVGPSLWDHPVGRPRPDWLDRLDAGKPVVYVTQGTAVGPMREEFFDLAMDALKKESVHVIVTTGDAVDHSRLTAPPGNAILQHFVPHSYFLDRVSAMVHHGGFSTCMGGLRHGVPMVMVPFNWDQPDNARRVEELGAGVMLRPALVTKGRLRGWVRRILEDGRYRDQARRFGAGLQGNSGAEGAAALLVKLAETKQPVLRN; encoded by the coding sequence GTGAGATTCCTGTTCTGTGTCCCCGGTCCGGCTGGACACTTCTTCCCGACGGTTCCCGTTGCGCTCAAGCTCAAGGAGTGGGGTCACCACGTCGCATTCGTGAGCGAGGCGGATCTCGGCGTGGTCGAGACGGTGAAGCAGTTGGGCCTGCCGGCGTATCTTTCGGGCCCGGCCGTCCGGTACAAGGATTGGCCCCGGCTCCATCCGGGGTTCTGCAGGAAGCGCGGACTCGTCCAGACGCACTACATGATCAAACGCGTGGTGGGTCCTTTGATCGGGGAAATGGCCGAGGGCACGCTGCGGGCCATAGACGCGTTTTCGCCGAACGCCGTGGTGGTGGATACGATCGCCTTCGGGAGCGCCATCGCCGCGGAGCGGTCGGGCCTGCCCTGGGCGACCAGCGGGCTCTTCCTCACCCTGGTTGAGGGTCGTGGATCCACACCGCCCGGGCTGGGACTCGGCCCGCCGAACGAGTGGTGGCAATTCTGGATGAACCGCTTCATCTGGTGGGGAGGGAAACTGTTTTCCCGGCAGTACGATTCGGTGTTCAACAATCCTCGACGCCGCCTGGGACTTCCGAATCTGCCGCACGGATTTTTCTCGACGACCTTCTCGCCTTATCTTTATCTCGCGTTCTCGACATTGGACTTTGAGTATCCGCGCTCCGATTTTCCTCCGCATCTCCACTTCGTAGGCCCAAGTCTGTGGGACCATCCTGTCGGACGTCCGCGTCCGGACTGGCTGGACCGGCTGGACGCAGGAAAACCGGTGGTCTATGTAACCCAGGGAACCGCCGTCGGTCCCATGCGAGAGGAGTTTTTCGACCTGGCGATGGACGCCTTGAAGAAGGAATCGGTGCACGTGATCGTGACCACGGGCGACGCCGTGGATCACTCCCGGCTGACGGCCCCGCCGGGGAATGCCATTCTTCAACATTTCGTACCCCACAGCTATTTTCTGGATCGCGTTTCCGCAATGGTACACCACGGCGGATTCTCCACTTGCATGGGCGGGCTCCGGCACGGGGTGCCGATGGTGATGGTGCCCTTTAATTGGGACCAGCCGGACAACGCGCGGCGCGTCGAGGAACTGGGCGCGGGGGTCATGTTGCGGCCGGCGCTCGTCACGAAAGGCCGATTGAGGGGCTGGGTACGGCGGATTCTTGAGGACGGGCGATACCGGGATCAGGCGCGGCGATTCGGCGCGGGTCTTCAGGGAAACTCAGGTGCGGAGGGCGCCGCCGCGCTTCTGGTGAAGCTGGCCGAGACGAAGCAGCCGGTCCTCAGAAACTGA
- a CDS encoding caspase family protein: MIGRAFGRIALVAGVGVAALSCVHLKADSTGAIRPLDLGRATTHTAFEMVSAPTSSDPIFRYKLQRYNLKRVGYEEEIEPRIQMTTAGWIAAGTAWAAALGGGAYLMSQGIRNGRSDLRTWGSTALFASDAVFGGTLAFRLFGHGRKLKPKWTYIEDSDRSVVESVSAATLTPVEIRLKTQAGDQAVPMSTDLEGVVEIPIHDLEPYLSPDKPTPARLVYPANEKTYTTFAVSTGLTPGPTLTVLKPNEEFIQVDDEVIELSGLVNDPVGLRRLVVIVNGKKELDYEPKVLQRDYAFNAAVKLAAGLNVLRVRAQGRTGSIERLVHVERSTSPPQVFAVFIGISQYASLPPTGFAAEDAGALHELMTQKGLVGSSNSFVIANEEATLERVREVLGTELKQRATPNDDVLVYFAGHGATEKDAASPDGDGFSKYLAVYDTRPGSLYSTALPMEELRTLFERIRAKNILFILDTCYSGGGGRTISKAVGKLSDKFLNRLSDARGRAVMSSAGPLEVAREDPKLKHGIYTSALLEAMDGKADLNEDRLLTLEELHNWTYASVREKTDGKQNPVLRGTLDLTLKLEP, translated from the coding sequence TTGATCGGTCGCGCGTTCGGGCGCATAGCCCTTGTGGCCGGCGTGGGGGTCGCGGCCCTCTCTTGCGTCCACCTGAAGGCGGATTCGACCGGCGCCATTCGCCCTCTCGACCTCGGTCGCGCCACAACGCATACGGCCTTTGAGATGGTTTCCGCGCCGACATCGAGCGATCCCATCTTCCGCTACAAGCTCCAACGCTACAATCTCAAGCGCGTCGGCTACGAGGAGGAAATCGAGCCGCGCATCCAAATGACCACGGCGGGCTGGATTGCGGCCGGGACCGCGTGGGCCGCCGCGCTTGGAGGCGGCGCCTACTTGATGAGCCAGGGCATACGCAACGGCCGGTCCGATCTCCGCACCTGGGGCTCCACCGCGCTTTTCGCCAGCGACGCCGTATTCGGCGGAACCCTCGCGTTCCGCCTGTTCGGGCACGGCAGGAAGTTGAAACCCAAGTGGACCTATATCGAGGATTCCGACCGTAGCGTGGTGGAATCGGTTTCGGCCGCCACCCTTACACCCGTCGAAATCCGTTTGAAAACCCAGGCGGGCGACCAGGCGGTTCCGATGTCGACCGATCTGGAAGGCGTCGTGGAAATTCCCATTCACGATCTCGAGCCGTACCTCAGTCCGGATAAACCGACTCCCGCACGGCTGGTCTATCCGGCCAACGAGAAAACCTACACGACCTTTGCCGTGAGCACCGGTCTGACGCCCGGGCCCACGCTGACGGTGCTCAAACCGAACGAGGAATTCATCCAAGTCGACGATGAAGTGATCGAACTTTCCGGCCTCGTCAACGACCCCGTCGGACTCCGCCGGCTCGTGGTGATCGTCAACGGCAAGAAGGAGCTCGATTACGAGCCGAAAGTCCTCCAACGCGACTACGCGTTCAACGCGGCCGTCAAACTGGCCGCGGGGCTGAACGTCCTCCGCGTGCGGGCGCAGGGGCGAACCGGTTCCATTGAGCGGCTCGTCCATGTCGAACGCTCGACCTCCCCACCGCAGGTCTTCGCCGTCTTCATCGGCATTTCCCAGTACGCCTCGCTGCCGCCCACCGGGTTCGCGGCCGAAGACGCCGGCGCCCTTCACGAACTGATGACACAAAAAGGCCTCGTCGGTTCCTCCAACTCCTTCGTCATCGCCAACGAGGAGGCGACCTTGGAACGCGTGAGGGAGGTCTTGGGAACCGAACTCAAGCAGCGGGCCACGCCGAATGACGACGTCCTGGTCTATTTCGCGGGACACGGCGCGACCGAAAAGGATGCCGCCTCACCGGACGGGGATGGGTTTTCAAAATACCTCGCCGTCTACGATACGCGTCCGGGTTCCCTCTATTCCACCGCTCTTCCCATGGAGGAACTCCGCACGCTTTTTGAACGCATCCGGGCAAAGAACATCCTGTTCATCCTCGACACCTGCTACTCGGGCGGCGGCGGTCGGACGATTTCCAAGGCCGTCGGGAAGCTCTCGGACAAGTTCCTCAATCGACTGTCGGATGCAAGGGGCCGCGCCGTAATGAGCTCCGCCGGACCGCTCGAAGTGGCGCGCGAGGACCCCAAGCTGAAACACGGGATCTACACTTCCGCCCTGCTGGAGGCGATGGACGGCAAGGCCGACCTGAACGAAGACCGCCTCCTGACCCTCGAAGAACTCCACAATTGGACCTACGCCTCCGTACGCGAGAAAACCGACGGCAAGCAAAACCCCGTCCTCCGGGGCACGCTCGACCTCACTCTCAAACTCGAGCCATGA
- a CDS encoding ribulose-phosphate 3-epimerase: MTKNNWKISPSLIAADYLHLGDEIREVSEGGADYIHVDVMDGHFVPNLTLGPEITAFIKKATALPLDVHLMISNAEVSFKDYIQAGAAILTVHVEAVTHLHRLIQEIKKLGAKAGVAVNPATPIEAVSEILPDIDLVNMMSVNPGFYGQAFISAVLPKIQRLREIADKRNPALDIEVDGGVKLENIAQVASAGANVFVSGAGVFKNKPYKDTIKKMRQALAGA, translated from the coding sequence ATGACTAAGAACAACTGGAAGATCTCTCCCTCCCTGATCGCCGCCGACTATCTCCATCTCGGAGATGAAATCCGGGAAGTCTCGGAAGGCGGGGCGGACTACATCCACGTCGACGTCATGGACGGCCACTTCGTACCCAATTTGACCCTGGGGCCGGAGATTACGGCCTTCATTAAGAAGGCGACCGCCCTTCCCCTCGACGTCCACCTTATGATCAGCAACGCCGAGGTTTCTTTCAAGGACTACATCCAGGCGGGAGCGGCCATCCTCACGGTTCACGTCGAAGCCGTGACCCATCTCCACCGGCTGATTCAGGAGATCAAGAAACTCGGCGCGAAGGCCGGCGTGGCCGTCAACCCCGCGACCCCCATTGAGGCCGTTTCCGAGATCCTGCCGGACATCGATCTTGTGAACATGATGAGCGTGAATCCAGGATTCTACGGTCAGGCGTTCATCTCGGCCGTATTGCCGAAGATCCAGCGGCTCCGGGAAATCGCCGACAAGCGGAATCCCGCCCTCGACATTGAGGTGGACGGCGGCGTGAAGCTGGAGAACATCGCCCAAGTGGCTTCCGCCGGGGCAAATGTCTTCGTCTCAGGCGCCGGCGTCTTCAAGAATAAGCCATACAAGGACACGATCAAGAAAATGCGCCAAGCCCTCGCCGGCGCGTGA